TGGGTTTTTTTAGTCTGATGTTTTAATTGATAAGTCCTCTTTGGATGTAGAcgtatgtttatgttttttattggaATAGTTTTCAAATACACTTTGATGCTTTTGATGTTTTGTAGATATGTTATAAATGACAAtgtagtaataaataatttaattgacatacttttaataaataaggaCTATGTATAAGGATTTTATGGAGGTTGATTATTGAGCTATAGGgtttatagatttatttattttaagatttttttaatttgtttaattattctTGATTTCTTTACAACTTAGTCATGATttatttttgggttaaatatgtttttagtctctaaactatTGGCTGTTTCtagttttcgtccctctttcaaagtaaggtacaatttggtcctcattcttttcaaaactttggttttaatcctcgaaaactaacactGTTAAAAGTgtgctgacgtggctaacggttcACTGACACACGATTTTTTTTGAAGTGTTTCTCACTTTTtctccccttctctctcttccttccgTCTtccacaaacaaaaatattaaagtgaATAATTTGCCTCTGCAATCGACCTAGCACAGAAAGAAGAAGCTTGAGcgatgataaaaagaaaaagaaaactgtgAAGGGGAAAGAAACTTGGTGATGGACGCATTTATCCACCGCAAATAAACTAACTCTTCAAGATCTGAACATCTATCTGCATGTAATTGCTCAAGTTCTTTCGTCAACCCTTCATTCTCTTGTCTGAGACGTTCACCTTCTTCCTTCAGAGCTTGTGTCTGCATCCAAAAGCATTagttatcaaatatttttcaagttaaaaaaGCAGTGACTGAGGGTGtgtttatttctatttttcaaaactGATTTTAGTTTTCATCTTGCTAATAAACAAGGGTGTTAATTGAGGGAGAGATTGGACAAGATTAGAACgaaaaaaagatgagaaaacaTCTTCCAGCTGTTTCTGTTTTCTGGTTGTGAAAAACTAGTTttgtaaacaatttcaaaactTGTTAGATTTTTTATGGAAATTGATTTAAAGTAGTGTGGAATTGTTTGAGAAAACAGTTTTTAAAACAAAGGGGTGAGAGGGGAATCAAACTGGCACCGAGTCATTGGATTGCTTGTAACTTGTAAGTAATATTACTACCTCGGCTTCTTCTAGAACAGCATTTGCAAGGAGCTGAGTAGAATCCAATCTTCGAGATAAGTCAGAATTTTCTATCTGGAGTCTCAAATTAGATTTTCTCAATTGCTCTATCCAGGTGCGACCGCCACGACCGCGATACCTTCCGCTTCTTGCACGCGCCATTTGAAACGACGCCCGCGCTCACCGGTCCGCTAGCCGCGGCGCCTCCAACTCCGTCGCCACGTagagcagaagaagaagaagaggggtGAAGTTGGGTGGAAGATGTAACCAGGGATGAAGTTGGGTGGAAGAcggaaggaagagagagaaggggagaaaaagtgagaaacacttcaaaaaaaaaatcgtgtGTCAGTcaaccgttagccacgtcagcacatttttaacggtgttagttttcgaggattaaaaccaaagttttgaaaagaatgaggaccaaattgtaccttactttgaaagagggacgaaaaccagaaacggccaataatttagggactaaaaacatatttaaccctttattatttttacatacaTAACATTTTAagtatttcatttattattgtaGTGTTGACCGAGATATTTTCAAAATGTAAGTTGGGATGTCTTTCTCTTCGGCCTAATAGTACATTAGTCCCTTAGGATCGAGGTGATTTAGCTTAGAGTCATCTGGTAAGTGATgcaagaaaatttattttatttttgtgcgTTTGACTTTCTTAAACCATATTGATACAGTATGTACTAATTTTgagattttaataaatatagagGTGTACGAAGAAAATAGAAGATGCATGAAGAAATATAActcaacttaaaaatattatgttgtaACTTACTTATAACTTTTCcttattgaaaaacaaatgatataaaataaataaataaggttatagaaaaataatataattgttagatacaaacctataaatacatataGAAAACAatgtatctttattttatacatttataaatatgtttttctaataattgtcACTCTCACATAATTTACTTAATTACTTTTAGTAAATTCTCTCTTttccataatatttttttatctttgtttcactattgaatttttcttttgttcttagtttttttaaatctttcaaACTCGATTTAATATTCCCTTATGAACTTgggattatttttttatgtaaaagttaagaaaattattttttagatttgatAATGTGTTTGAACATCAATTTTTGTTTCAAGTATTTTAGTTTCAGGACACTGAGCTTCAAAAAGTATTGTCGAACACTCATTTTGCAAAAGGATTGGTGTTGAGTGACCCTGAGCACCATTTTTTACTAGAAGGATAGTTTTTACCATTGTGACGGATGCTGAAAGTTACCTTTTGTGAAAAGTCTAACGCTGAGCGTCATCTCTGAACATTAtgtctaaattttttttctttggctaTTATAAGTAGGTTTATAATGGATCGTATATATGTTTATAAACATTATAGTGTTTGAAGAATATGATGATAATGTTGTGAATATGTTTGGTGTTGAGGTTGAAAGAATTTGAAGGAAACGTTCTTTGTGATAAAAATATTCATGTATGTATTAACATAGGGAAGTTAAAAGTATcttgaattttaataattattcacactcaaataaaataaaataagtaatatagTAAGAGTCATAAAAGGTCTAAGTCACTCTGAGTCTAAGACATATGTATTTAGACAATTAGATATAGTGTTAACGATTTGTATGAATATATAACTTATGTGATATTGTGCatgtttataaattagtatactataaatagaaaaatttaaatcttttatacattaatttatcttttttacaattttatgttttaagatgATCCGTATAAACAGATGTTAAGATAGGTAACAATATGTCTATCATGAAAGGTAAAAAGATAACGaggtagttttataatttatctaattgttttgtataagattttaaaaaagaaaaatttatgtaatttttcagtgtatatattatattactataattataattattatgataaattgctgtattattatcttatatatttctaaatatctgttttataatgttttatttattgttttttatagtGAGGTATTACATTCTTCacctaaatataattaactctcattttaatcttttcatattttcacttttttgttattttcatttaaactctttctttctttcctggGTAGAAAACATGCTCTGTTTTATCATGGTTATGAAAAAATGTCCGTTAATGTTCTGTTTTTTCATAAGAAATTTAGTAATATATAGTATAacagaataataaaaatactccCCCagtataaactttttattttcttaaacggtggaagaagaaggtagagtatattacaaaaatgtatGTAGCGGTGGTGCAGTAATTGTTACGATGGTTTCATATAAAAATGGCAGTAACTATACGTAATCCATTATTGTTGTGTTATGTGAACCAAATTCGCAACCTGCAACTTGCAGGTTCGTTCAGGTTACAATTCTCTCTCATCGCGATCATGAAGAACAGCAACACCAACAATTTTTGCGCTGCGTTGCTTTTTGTTCTCATATTTCATTAGTGTCACTGTGTCAATTCCGCTTCACTTTCCCTTCTTTTACACTTTCCAACCGACACTAAATGGAAGCGGTGGCCGCCGTTTTTCTATTCGCCGCCGCACTTCTGTCGGTGGTGGAGGGGTCACCGGTGACTCTGACACTGGAAAGAGCGTTTCCTTCGAATCATGGCGTGGAGTTGAGTCAGCTCAGAGCTCGGGACAGCCTCAGACATCGTAGAATGTTGCAGTCTACTAACTATGTCGTAGATTTCCCTGTCAAAGGCACCTTCGATCCCTCACAAGTCGGGTAATTCTATCACCCATTTTTCAATTCTaagttttatgtgtttttttggATCAGTTTCTCTCATGGGTGTCTCCAAATTTCTTATCTTGGTGATTCTTTAACATGTGTGGCTGGCAATTCTGAGCTTTTCTTTATGATATTTGAAATTCTCTTGCAATTCCAATCTTGATTCTTTTGTTATATGTTTTGTGCTctccatttaatgttttaatttttgaaataaaataaaacaaaataaaaattttggcTTTTCCCACAGGCTTTACTATACCAAGGTAAAAATGGGTACTCCTCCAAGGGAATTTTATGTGCAGATTGACACTGGGAGTGATGTTCTCTGGGTTAGTTGTGGGTCCTGCAATGGTTGTCCTCAGACAAGTGGGCTGCAAGTAAATTTAACTTCCCTGTTCCTTATTTGTTAGTTAGTTGATTCAGTTTAGTACACATTTTGGATGAGACTATAACAATGTATTTTTGGGATTTGTGAATGATATTGATTGAACATCATCTTTGCTGGATTTGGTTGCAGATTCAGCTCAATTACTTTGACCCTAGGAGTTCATCAACATCTTCATTGATCTCTTGTTCTGACCGGAGGTGCAGGAGCGGAGTTCAGTCCTCCGATGCAAGCTGTTCCAGTCAGAACAACCAGTGCATTTACACGTTCCAGTATGGAGATGGCAGTGGGACATCAGGCTATTATGTGTCAGACTTGATGCATTTTGCTAGTATTTTTGAGGGAACCTTGACAACAAATGCTTCTGCATCTGTAGTTTTTGGGTGAGCTATCACGAGTTTGAAATAACCAATCTCATGTAGTAGGATAAGACTGTTGTTATGGTTGTATTGTGAGTCAGAAATGGCTCGAAATAGCATTCCTATGTTTTAATAAGCACCCCTCCCTCATCTCCCCTTCTGAATTTGTTGGTTTAAACTTGTAAAGCATCGTCTTATAATGTTTTACTGTGGAACAGTTGTAGCATCCAGCAGACTGGGGACTTAACAAAGTCCGATAGAGCAGTTGATGGGATATTTGGATTCGGGCAACAAGGCATGTCTGTCATTTCCCAACTCTCATCGCAAGGAATTGCACCGAGAGTGTTCTCTCATTGCTTAAGAGGAGATAACACTGGTGGAGGTGTCTTGGTTCTTGGTGAAATTGTGGAGCCAAACATAGTTTATACTCCACTTGTTCCATCGCAGTacgtttatttatttgttagaCTACATGCTacatttcaatttctttatgCCAAGTTTTATTTGTGGTTTAGAATGTGCTATATTTAATGGATTCAGTGAAATTTCAACATGGTACTTATCCTTTAGATTATCTACTTGACTTGaagattgaaattttttgtCAAGTGTTGACTtctgttgattttttttttgtacgaGATGAAAAAAGTTGATGAATTGATGGAGCTTGTGTTTGTTCTTAGGAgcctaataaaacaaataaatgaaatcaatttataaCATCTAGGACACTAGTTAGTACTGTGTTGTGAAAATGTTCACCCGACAATAGGTATTTGACACTCTGATTGTTTGTCACTGCACAAATTAACGGTTCTAGAACTATGGGATGGATGGAATGTTTTCAATGTTCTTGGGTGCCTGCTCTTGGAAAGGTGCCTTGTGTGAGGTCAAAGAATTTTCATTCAGGAGTTACTGGTTGGTCAAGTGGTCCTCTTTATTTGTACTTGGTGCTAATGGTGGTTAGATCTCTAAAACATTGAAATCAGTCATCAAAACACAGAAGGAAAACATGTTCCATCTTGAATCAGAGTCAATTACTTCTTTTTTAAGGTGACGATACTCTCAAATTGATTTCTACTTTTGTAAAGCTCAATCCTGAAATCAGCAAGACAAGGTCTATTGATTTTTAAGCTTTGAAGAGCTTGACAACTGAACATCTCAGCCAACCTTCCTTCCACTATGAGAGCATAGTTTCTAATAGGTGTGATTTGGTGCAAgtgcttttatttatttactaggATTTTACAGATAAACAGTTATTGAGGCTTAATTTTTGGATTTTACAACTCTATCATGGTTACTGCCTTTTCCTTGTACTAAAAATTTGCTTCAATTATGGCTTAACATGATGCAAAAAATTGAATAAGAATTTTCAAATTGGAATATATCgctatatatagtttatttgtGAAAACTGGTTCGAGTAACTGCTTCCTTGGCAAATATTTCAGGCCTCATTACAATTTATATCTGCAGAGCATCTCTGTCAATGGCCAGTTTTTGCAAATTAACCCTGCAGTTTTTGCTACATCAAGCAACAGAGGTACCATTGTTGATTCTGGAACAACTTTGTCCTACCTTGCAGAAGAGGCTTATACAACCTTTGTGAATGCGGTGAGTTATGTTAGGTAATTTCTTTTCATCCAATGATTAATAATAGGTGATGCTTTGATTCTTCATATGTGATTAGCAATAGTggcattattttttctttctaggAAATTTATGGATAATTGACAGCAATATTATTGTTGATGCAGATTACAGCTGCTATTCCACAATCTGTACGCAGTGTTCTTTCCAGGGGAAATCAGTGTTACTTAATAACCACCTCCAGGTTAAGTTGACCTgttcatatatattttgttgatttCAAGCATTCTTCTTTTCATGTttggataaaaataaatgtttttgacACTGTTTATCTGTTTCTCTGGCTATACTTTGTTTAGCAATGTTGACATGTTTCCACAAGTAAGTCTGAATTTCGCTGGTGGTGCATCTCTGGTTTTAAGACCACTGGACTACCTTATTCAACAGAATTATATTGTAAGTATTCAagttttaatttccttttattcAATTTTCTGAGGTATAATATCTGACCACTGGACTACCTACATCTATTTTTCATATGCATGTTATTATTATACTCTGCATGTTTTCTCACTCGTACAAGGGTATCAATTAACCTCTGTGTGATGCAGGGTGAGGGTTCAGTTTGGTGTATTGGCTTTCAGAAAATCCCGGGTCAAAGTGTAACTATCCTAGGAGGTATAGTGCTGGTTTGGAAACTTTAGGTCCTATGTGCATGTTGTTTTTTGGTAATATAAGGATACATAAAACAAGTTGATAGTGTCACTGAAGTTAAAATAGCAATAGTTGGACCTTAAAGCTtatatttagaaagaaaatacttatattttgtaaatttggtAATGCCCACAAATagtatagaataaaaaatagaaatccTTGTACTCTCTTGCTTATTGTGGGGCTGAGATACTATAACTAGTATGCTGTACATTCTGAGTCTGACAGAATATGAACTCAAAAGTATTCTTGTTTATACATTATTGTTCAGCATCAAGTAACTATCATGTATGATATACTAACAACATTGGATTCTTTTGGGGCAGATCTCGtattaaaagacaaaatttttGTCTACGATGTTGCTGGTCAACGCATAGGATGGACTAACTATGATTGTAAGTTTCACCTACACTTCATTGCAAACACATAGTAAACGAGATGTGTAAATAAGGATTCTATTTACTTATGAAGCAAGGTTTCTTTAGGTAAGTGGAAGGATAAGATTactaaaactcaaattttagaccaactaaaataattataggtTATTAGTGTTTGTAAATAAATGATTAACAAAAGGGTCTAACATGTAAGTCTCTTATTTAAAGTAAAAGGtctcttcaatttttctttagattttcactcatcattattttataaaaagctAAAAGGGTCCAACACATAAAGATGTGTCTAAAGTTTTAACTTTAGGTGTCACTCGTCATTGGGTTGTGTTGCATTGTATTTGTATATGTTGAAGGGTACATCATATTCTAATGAGTTTTACAATTTAAATGCATTAATATAGGTTCATTGCCAGTGAATGTATCTGCATCAGCTGGTAGGGGCAGAAGTGAGTTTGTAGATTCAGGAGAGCTAGGTGGAAGCACTTCTTTATGTGAAGGACCTCACACTTTGATAAGGATGTTATTGCTTGCTCTGTTCATGCACATAACACTAATTTTGTAACATGCAGAATTGGAACTTATTCTTTTTTGCTATGTATTTTCTCTTGCCGGAATTGGTGCAATAGGCAAGACCACACGTTCCGTTATTACTTGGATTGTCAgttgtttgtgttttctttgtgcATAACAGGTTGTCCTGTGGTTTTTTTGCTTTTCTGGTACataatattgtaaattaatgtttttttatggaAGTCATAACATGTTTGTCAAACTCAATTTCTGCATAAAAATATCATCATAGTTATTTGTATAAAATGGCTTATTGCAAATTGTGTTTCTGGTACATAATATTGTaaattaacatgtttttttgaTTGAATGAAGGTACAAGTCATAACATGTTTGTCAAACTCAATTTCTGCATAAAAATATCATCATAGTTATTTCTATAAAATGGCTTATTGCAAATTGTGGAGGcctttagaaaaataattattccgATCATATGTAGCACTAAATTAACATGATTATTGTACATAAAACTCATATTCCATAACattcacataaaataaaaaactagaaTAAAAAGCAATCCCAACTTCTCAATTTACCCCTTCATAAATTTAAGCATTTTTAAATATAAGCATTTTTAAAACGTTactaattaatttaacaaaaaaaaaacttttcattATCGACTCCTATCTAAGTTTTTTAATATCActcattttcattaaataaaagtattatttctgtctttaattataaaacacAATCAACAAcacatttaattaaatcttaGCCAAcaataaactaactaaaaagCAACAAAACAAATGCCCTTACAAATTCATAATCCGtatttcacttctttcacttctcAGAATTGTTCTAGAGAACCAAAAAGCTCTGTAAGTCACAATGCAGCTATGTTTTTAGACCAAAAAACAGATGATGCCAAACTGTTTAGACCAAAAAAGGATTTCGCAACACCAGATATTTTTCCACACAGATCTTTACAGAAAACCATCTTGAATCTTCAACAGAAAAACATCACGTTGGCGACATTACCCTTCACCGATGGCAATTTAACCTCAAAGCTGGCTGAAACACCCTTGCCTCCAGTTGAAGAACCAGCATCTGATGCGTCACCTTCAATGTAATAGCGAGCACGGAATGCGGCCAAATGGGCATAATATGCTGGAGGAACTGCAAGCAAACAATCAACTCGAATGAGAGTAAATAAACTAATATAGTCAAAGATATAGGAACCAAATTTGATGTAACAAACCTATTGAAACTGATCGAGTACACCTTGCATAGCTGAAAATAAACTCAAATTTCAATCAAACTTGACAAGACAGCAAcaacaaaaatagtaaaaatagcATGGGAGTAGAATTTTACGTGTAACACAAATTATTGGTCAAAATTTGCAACTCATCAGCAGTAAATTTATTCTCATCATACAATACATGGTAATGAGTTGGTCGGCTTGTTCCCTGCAAAATATACACGTACAATCCAAGCAGATAACTTATCAAATgtctttagaaaaataaataacaaaagtaCAATGCACGTCTTAAGGGTAATGCATTACTTGAATTCCAGCATGACTATTCAGATAAAAGTCAAATTCCCGAGGATGACATATAGTTGTATCAACTACAGTACCTGAAAGAAAAAGtacacaaaattaataaattctgGCGTGAACAAATGAAACCTGCAATATAGCCAAACACAGCTGAGATATAAAACCTGGCATTATATTTCCACTTTTATCTGTAGTATCACGTGCTCCTGCTCCGTGAACAGCAGGGAACAACCGAGTGTGGTGCCTCTTTTGGACCACCACAAAAGTAACTGGGGGTAAATAATTCTCTTCTAAAGAGTTACAAGCCTGAAACAAGAGATATCAAACTCAATTAAGTGTGGAATAAATCTCCAATTACAACATTATGCATTCCAC
The Vigna angularis cultivar LongXiaoDou No.4 chromosome 5, ASM1680809v1, whole genome shotgun sequence genome window above contains:
- the LOC108340794 gene encoding aspartic proteinase 36 isoform X1 is translated as MEAVAAVFLFAAALLSVVEGSPVTLTLERAFPSNHGVELSQLRARDSLRHRRMLQSTNYVVDFPVKGTFDPSQVGLYYTKVKMGTPPREFYVQIDTGSDVLWVSCGSCNGCPQTSGLQIQLNYFDPRSSSTSSLISCSDRRCRSGVQSSDASCSSQNNQCIYTFQYGDGSGTSGYYVSDLMHFASIFEGTLTTNASASVVFGCSIQQTGDLTKSDRAVDGIFGFGQQGMSVISQLSSQGIAPRVFSHCLRGDNTGGGVLVLGEIVEPNIVYTPLVPSQPHYNLYLQSISVNGQFLQINPAVFATSSNRGTIVDSGTTLSYLAEEAYTTFVNAITAAIPQSVRSVLSRGNQCYLITTSSNVDMFPQVSLNFAGGASLVLRPLDYLIQQNYIGEGSVWCIGFQKIPGQSVTILGDLVLKDKIFVYDVAGQRIGWTNYDCSLPVNVSASAGRGRSEFVDSGELGGSTSLCEGPHTLIRMLLLALFMHITLIL
- the LOC108340794 gene encoding aspartic proteinase 36 isoform X2, encoding MEAVAAVFLFAAALLSVVEGSPVTLTLERAFPSNHGVELSQLRARDSLRHRRMLQSTNYVVDFPVKGTFDPSQVGLYYTKVKMGTPPREFYVQIDTGSDVLWVSCGSCNGCPQTSGLQIQLNYFDPRSSSTSSLISCSDRRCRSGVQSSDASCSSQNNQCIYTFQYGDGSGTSGYYVSDLMHFASIFEGTLTTNASASVVFGCSIQQTGDLTKSDRAVDGIFGFGQQGMSVISQLSSQGIAPRVFSHCLRGDNTGGGVLVLGEIVEPNIVYTPLVPSQPHYNLYLQSISVNGQFLQINPAVFATSSNRGTIVDSGTTLSYLAEEAYTTFVNAITAAIPQSVRSVLSRGNQCYLITTSSNVDMFPQVSLNFAGGASLVLRPLDYLIQQNYIGEGSVWCIGFQKIPGQSVTILGGSLPVNVSASAGRGRSEFVDSGELGGSTSLCEGPHTLIRMLLLALFMHITLIL